The genome window CGCAAAGCCCGCCGCCGATCCGGAGAACCTGCAATGCATGATCGTGCTCGGCGGCGCCTTCGAAAACGAGGTGAACACGGCGCGTCACGGCATAGAGTTCAACCCCGCGGCCGACCGCTTCGTCGAAGCCCTGCGGCTCGCGCAGAAATTTCCGCAGTCACGCATTCTGGTATCGGGTGGCGACGGTTCCATCTCGGGCATCTATGAAGGCGATGCGGCGGCATCCGCGCGCTTCTTCCCGCTCTTCGGCGTCGGCAAGGATCGCCTGATCGAGGAGAGGCAATCGCGCACCACCTTCGAAAACGCCATCAACACCAAGGAATTCCTGGCAAGCCAGGGGCTTTCCCATTGCCTGCTGATCACCTCGGGTTTTCATATGCCTCGATCCGTCGGCATCTTCCGCAAACTCGGCATCGATATCGTGCCCTGGCCGACCGATTATCGCACCGACGGCGAGGTGAGGCCGGGGTTCGATTTCACTCAGCCGAATCTCAATGCGCAGAACATGGCGACTGCGATCCGCGAATGGTACGGCCTGGTCGGCTATTATCTCGCCGGCCGCACGTCGGAACTCTATCCGAGCTGAGATTTACTTCTTCGAGATGGTGACGAATTTCGTGCCGCGCACGCGGGCCGTGACGATGCAGGGATCACCTTCGGTGCGGTCGCAGAAGCGCGGATGCATCTTCATTGCCAGCACCATATTGCCGAAGCGCTGGACGAAATCGTAGCCATAGATCTGCGCCGTCGCGATCATGAAATAACCGCCTTCAGCAACCTGCAGATAGAAATTATAGGTGCAGCCGTCGTCATTGCATTGCGGCCCCTTCTGCCCGTCGCAGGTCAGCTGGCCCTCGTTGACCACCGCATCGATCAGGCCGTCATTGTTGATGTCCTGGCGGGTGATGAAGCCGTCGGCGAATTCGGCCGTCTTGCACTGCTCCTGGAAATGTTTCTTCTCGTAGATCTCCGGATCGGAAATCAGCGATTGCTGGCCGAAGGCGACAGCCGGCATGACAAGCAGCAGGACGATATTCAGAACGGCGAGCAGCAGCGTTTTCACGGCTTTCCTCTTTGGATAAAGGCGCCCAATGCATGTCGCCCAAAGTGTGCAGCGGTTTTGGGACAACGACATGCATTGAACAAAGACTTCAGCTTTATGGCCGCGCCGCCTTGCGCCGCCCTTGCCGCCGTGTTTCTTGTCCGAAAATTGTTCGCCGGTTCCGGGGGCCGCATGTCCTTGCTCGTCTATCTCGATTATGCCGGCATTGCGCTGTTTGCCGCGACAGGCGCGCTTGCCGCCTCGCGCAAGCAGCTGGATCTGATCGGTTTTCTGTTTTTCGCCATGGTGACGGGAACGGGCGGCGGCACCGTGCGCGATATCGTGCTCGGCCGCGTGCCGGTCTTCTGGGTGTTGAACCCCGCCTATATCCTCGTCTGCTGTATCATGGGCGTCATCGTCTTCTTCACCGCCCACCTGCTGGAATCGCGCTATCGCCTGCTGATCTGGCTGGATGCGATCGGCCTTGCCGCCTATTGCGTGATCGGCGCTGCCAAGGGCCTCGCCGCCACCGGCTCGCCGACGATCGCGATCGTCACCGGCACGCTGACGGCGACCTTCGGCGGCATTCTGCGCGATCTGATGGCAAACGAGCCTTCGGTGTTGTTGCGGCCGGAAATCTACGTGACCGCAGCCCTCATCGGCGCCGGCGTATTCACGCTCGCCAATGCGCTGGGGATGCCGCTCTATCTGGCGTCTGCCTGTGGTGTCGTCGCAGCCTTTGCCGTGCGCGGCGGCGCCCTGTGGTTCGGCTGGACCTTCCCGACTTACAGGCACAAGCCCGGCCGGCATCCCGACGATGTCATGTGAAGACTTGGGTGGCCTTGGGTGGCGTCAGCCCTGCTTTGCCCGCAGGCGGATCACCACGTCGACATGGGCGATCTCCATCCCCTCAGGCGGTTCCGGAAGATTGCCGATCGTCAGGTTGCTGACGGGAATGTCGAGCACTTCGTTCTCACCTTCGATGAAGAAATGGTGATGGTCGGAAACATTGGTGTCGAAATAGGTCCTGGCGCTCTCGACGGCGAGAACGCGGATGAGGCCGGCTTCGGTGAACTGGTGCAGCGTGTTGTAGACGGTTGCCAGTGAGACCGGCACGCCGGCGGCAACCGCCTCCTCATGCAGTTCCTCGACAGTCAAATGCCGGTCGCCCTTGGCAAACAGGAGGTCGCCGAGCGCGACACGCTGGCGGGTGGGGCGCAGGCCCGCACCGCGCAGCCTTACCTCTATTGCGATCGGGAGTGCACCCGTCATCAAGACCAACTCCGGTTATTCCTGCATAAAGCAATCATGTTTCTTCAAGCGGTATAACTTTTGCACCGGAGCCTTTCAATAGTTCAATGGGGACAAGAGCCTGATAAACGCGGCAAAAACGGGCTTTTGGTGCAAATAGGTCTGGTCGCGGCCCTGGCCTTCCTGTATTCGACCACCAAATAATGACGTAAGCCTGGTCCGGGGCGATGAATGAAGCTGCCTTGCTGATGCTTCATTTTCTGAAGAACTTGGACTACACGTTCACATCCATCGGCTTCAGGCGGGGGGAAAAAGAAACTTTATGACGACCAGACAGTCCAGCTTCTCGTACGACGAACTCATCGCCTGCGCACATGGCGAGCTGTTCGGGCCCGGCAATGCGCAGCTTCCCCTGCCGCCCATGCTGATGGTTCACCGCATCACCGACATTTCCGAAACCGGCGGGACCTTCGACAAAGGCTATCTCAGGGCCGAATACGACGTGCGTCCCGACGACTGGTATTTCCCCTGCCATTTCGAAGGCAATCCGATCATGCCGGGCTGCCTCGGCCTCGACGGCATGTGGCAGCTGACCGGTTTCTTCCTCGGCTGGCTCGGCGAGGAAGGCCGCGGCATGGCGCTTTCAACCGGCGAAGTGAAATTCAAGGGCATGGTCAAGCCTCATACGAAGCTGATCGAATATGGCATCGACTTCAAGCGTGTCATGCGCGGCCGTCTGGTCCTCGGCACGGCCGACGGCTGGCTGAAGGCGGACGGCGAGACCATATATCAGGCGGCCGACCTTCGCGTCGGTCTCTCTAAAGACAAGACGGCCTGAAACCGCATCTCAAGCGGTTCACGAAACAAAAAAGGTTTGATCAGATGAGACGGGTAGTTGTCACGGGTCTGGGTGTCGTGTCCTCGATCGGGAACGACGCCGCCGAAGTCACCGAATCCTTGCGGCAGGCAAAGTCGGGTATTTCCTTCTCGAGCGATTTCGCCGAGCACGGCTTCAAGTGCCAGGTTTGGGGCAGCCCCAAGCTCGGCGCGGCGGAACTGGCCGAACTGGTCGATCGTCGCGCCATGCGCTTCCTGTCGCAGGGCGGCGCCTGGAACCATGTGGCCATGAAGCAGGCACTCGCCGATTCAGGCCTGGAAGAGAAGGACTACGCTCAGAATGAACGCGCCGGCATCATCATGGGCTCCGGCGGTCCGTCGACCCGCACCCTGATCGAGGCGGCCGAGATCACCGTCAAGAACAACAGCCCGAAGCGCATCGGCCCCTTCGCCGTGCCGAAGGCGATGTCCTCGACCGCATCGGCCACACTCGCCACCTGGTTCAAGATCCACGGCGTCAACTATTCGATCTCGTCGGCCTGCTCGACCTCGGCGCATTGCATCGGCAACGCCGCCGAGATGATCCAGTGGGGCAAGCAGGACGTGATGTTTGCCGGCGGCCACGAGGATCTCGACTGGACGATGTCCAACCTCTTCGACGCCATGGGCGCCATGTCCTCCAAGTACAACGATACGCCCGACACCGCCTCGCGCGCCTATGACGTCAACCGCGACGGTTTCGTCATCGCCGGCGGCGCCGGGGTGCTGGTGCTCGAGGAACTGGAGCACGCCAAGGCCCGCGGCGCCAAGATCTACGCCGAAATCGTCGGCTACGGCGCAACCTCGGATGGTTACGACATGGTCGCCCCCTCCGGCGAGGGCGCCATCCGCTGCATGCGCCAGGCGCTTGCCTCGGTCAAAGGCGACGTCGACTACGTCAATACCCACGGCACGTCGACGCCGGTCGGCGACAGCAAGGAAATCGGCGCCATCCGCGAGGTATTCGGCTCCAAAATCCCCCATATCCAGTCGACCAAGTCGCTGACCGGTCATTCGCTGGGTGCTGCCGGCGTGCAGGAATCGATCTATTCCCTGCTGATGATGCAGCACGGTTTCATCGGCGAAAGCGCCCATATCACCGAACTCGATCCCGAATTCGAAGGCGTGCCGATCGTGCGCAAGCGGATCGACGATGCGAAGATCGACATTGCCCTCTCCAACTCCTTCGGCTTCGGCGGCACCAACGCCACGCTGGTCTTCCAGCGTTATAACGGATAACAAAATGACGGGAATCATGCAGGGTAAGCGCGGCCTCATCATGGGCGTCGCAAACAACCATTCGATCGCCTGGGGGATTTCAAAAGCGCTCGCCGCGCAGGGTGCGGAACTCGCCTTCACCTATCAGGGCGATGCGCTCGGCAAGCGCGTCAAGCCGCTGGCTGCCGAGGTCAACTCGGATTTCGTGCTGCCCTGCGATGTCGAAGATGTCGCCTCGGTCGATGCCCTGGTCGACGCGCTCAGTGAGCGCTGGGGCAAGCTCGATTTCATCGTCCACGCCATCGGTTTTTCCGACAAGAACGAGCTGAAGGGTCTCTACGCCGATACGACGCGGGAGAATTTCAGCCGCACCATGGTCATTTCCTGTTTCTCCTTCACCGAGATCGCCAAGCGCTGCGCTCCGCTGATGGAAGACGGCGGTGCGATGTTGACCCTGACCTATAACGGCTCGACCCGCGTCATTCCGAATTACAACGTCATGGGCGTCGCCAAGGCAGCACTCGAGGCTTCGGTGCGCTATCTCGCCGCCGACTACGGCCCGCGCGGCATCCGCGTCAATGCCATATCAGCCGGTCCGATCCGCACGCTCGCCGGCGCCGGCATCTCCGATGCGCGCGCGATCCTCTCCTGGAACCAGCGTAATGCGCCGCTGCGCAAGACCGTGACCATCGATCAGGTCGGCAATTCGGCTCTTTACCTGCTCTCCGATCTTTCCGCCGGCGTTACCGGCGAGATCCATTTTGTCGACGCCGGCTTCAACGTCACCTCGATGCCGACACTGGAAACGCTGCGCAGGGCAGACGTCGAGTAAACGCTGCTCCGATTTGAAACTCAAAGGCCGTGCGCGGATGTTGCGCACGGCCTTTTTGTTCTATCGATAGAATGACCGGATCGGTCGAAGCCGCGTAGAGCTTACTTCTTCGCCCAGAGAACCTTGAAACGGGCGTTGCGGCAGGTTTCGCCGCTTTCTCGGAAATTCGCCGCCAGAACCGGCTCGTAGGGCAGGCCGCGATTGGCGACCAGCATCAGCCGGCCGCCGCCGCGAAGGGCGGATGCGGCGGTCTTGATCATGGCCTGGCCGAGCGCCGGCTCGGCTGCGTGCCCCTCATGGAAGGGCGGGTTCATGATGACGAGATCGTATTTGTCCTTGACCGGCTCGCCCGCCAGATCGTGCCAGAAGAAGCGCGCAGGCGCGTTCGGGCAATTCTCCGCTAGATTGTCTCTGGCGGCCTCCAGAGCCGCGTGATCGGCCTCGTAGAGGTCGAGGCGGGTCAGTCCACGCGATCTCTGCGCCAGTTCGACGGAGAGATAGCCCCATCCGGCGCCAAAATCCGCAACGTCGCCGGCGAAATCCTGCGGCAGGCGCGAGGCGAGCAGTTCCGATCCGGCATCGATCCGGTCATGCGAGAACATGCCGGCGGTGGCATTGAAACGGCCGTCGACGCGCACCAGCGCTTTTGCCAGCTTGGAAATGATCTCGTCGGCATCCGCCGGCCGGCCGAACCAGAAAGCGACGCCGTGATATTTCGGCATGTAGTCGACTGCGAGATTGAAACCTTCCATCCGCTTGCGCAGCGGCTGGATGCCGTCTTCCTTCGCGCCGGCAACGACGATCAGACCGCCGAGCCGCGTGCGGGCGATCGCCGCGGCGAGATTGGCCTCGTTCTCGCCCTTGTGCTTGGTGCAGAGCACCAGGGCGGCATCGTAGTCCTCGCCGTCGATCTCGGGCTTTGCTTCGATCCGCTGCGCCAGCAGCTGCCGGTAGAGCGGCCGGAAGCCCTGGACGGCGCTGAGCGAGGCGGCAAAACCCTCCGGCAGCGCAAAGCCTGCCTCGGCGCCGAGGAAAAGCACGCGCTCGCCCTCGCCGGGCGCCTGGACTGTGCCGCTGGCAAAGGGATGGAACAGGGTCTTCAGCGTTTCGCGGCTCATGGATCTCGTCTCGACTTCGGATACAAAAAGGGCGCGGAAGATTCCCGCGCCCGGAATGAAATTTGGGAGACGCGGCTTATTCGGCCGCTTCTTCCTTCTTCTTCTCGTTCGCAATTTCCTGGCCGGTGGCCTGGTCGACGACCTTCATCGACAGGCGAACCTTGCCGCGTTCGTCGAAGCCGAGCAGCTTGACCCAGACCTTGTCGCCTTCCTTGACGACGTCCTGGGTCTTGGCAACACGCTCGGAAGCAAGCTGCGAGATGTGAACGAGACCGTCGCGGGCGCCGAAGAAGTTGACGAAGGCGCCGAAGTCGGCGGTCTTGACAACCGTGCCTTCGTAGATCTGGCCGATCTCGGGCTCGGCAACGATCGAGTGGATCCACTTGCGGGCCGCTTCGATCTCTTTGCCGGAGGAGGAGGCGATCTTAACGGTGCCGTCGTCCTCGATGTTGATCTTCGCACCGGTCTTTTCGACGATTTCACGAATGACCTTGCCGCCGGAGCCGATGACTTCACGGATCTTGTCGACCGGGATGTTCATGACTTCGATGCGCGGAGCGAATTCGCCGAGCTGGCCGCGGCTTTCGGTGATGGCCTTCGCCATTTCGCCGAGAATGTGGGCGCGACCGCCCTGGGCCTGGCCGAGAGCGACCTTCATGATCTCTTCGGTGATGCCGGCGATCTTGATGTCCATCTGCAGCGAGGTGATGCCGTCGGCGGTACCGGCGACCTTGAAGTCCATGTCGCCGAGGTGGTCCTCGTCGCCGAGAATGTCGGAGAGGACGGCGAAGCGATCGCCTTCCAGGATCAGACCCATGGCGATGCCGGCAACCGGCTTTGCCAGCGGAACGCCGGCGTCCATCAGAGCGAGCGACGTGCCGCAGACGGTGGCCATCGAGGACGAGCCGTTCGACTCGGTGATCTCCGAGACGACGCGCAGCGTGTAGGGGAACTGCTCAGGCGTCGGCAGCATCGGACGGATCGCCCGCCATGCGAGCTTGCCGTGGCCGATTTCGCGGCGGCCCGGGGAGCCCATGCGGCCGGTTTCGCCAACCGAGTAGGGAGGGAAGTTGTAATGGAGCAGGAAGCGCTCCTTGTACATGCCCGTCAGGCTGTCGACATACTGCTCGTCTTCGCCGGTGCCAAGCGTGGCAACCACGATCGCCTGCGTTTCACCGCGGGTAAACAGCGCCGAACCGTGCGTGCGCGGCAGAAGGCCGACTTCCGAAACGATCGGACGAACGGTTTCGAGGTCGCGGCCGTCGATGCGGCTCTTGGTGTCGAGGATGTTCCAGCGGACGATCTTCGCCTGCAGGTGCTTGAAGATCGCGCCGACTTCTTCGGCCGTGTACTTGGCCTCGCCTTCCTCGGGCAGGAAATGCGCCTTCACCTTCGCCTTGACAGCGTCGACGGCGGCGTAGCGGTCGGCCTTCTGGGTGATCTTGTAGGCTTGCCGAAGCTCACCTTCGGCAAGGCCGAGCATCTCGTTTTCGAGAGCCGAGTAGTCTTCCGGCTGGAAGTCGCGCGGCTCCTTGGCTGCCACTTCGGCGAGCTTGATGATCGCGTCGAGAACCGGCTGGAAGCCCTTGTGGCCGAACATGACGGCGCCGAGCATGACCTCTTCGTTGAGTTCCTTGGCTTCGGATTCAACCATCAACACGGCATCGTAGGTGCCGGCGACGACGAGGTCGAGGCTCGATTCGTCCATCTCGTCGAGATGCGGGTTGAGAACGTATTCGCCGTTGATGTAGCCGACGCGCGCACCGCCGACCGGGCCCATGAAGGGAACGCCGGAGAGCGTCAGTGCCGCCGAAGTGGCAACCATCGACAGGATATCCGGGTTGTTTTCAAGGTCGTGCTGGATGACGGTAACGACGACCTGCGTGTCGTTCTTGTAGCCTTCCGGGAAGAGCGGGCGGATCGGGCGGTCGATCAGGCGGGAAACGAGGGTCTCGTTCTCGCTCGGACGTCCCTCGCGCTTGAAATAGCCACCGGGGATCTTGCCGGCTGCGTAGGTCTTTTCCTGGTAGTTGACGGTGAGCGGGAAGAAGTCCTGGCCGGGCTTCGGCGCCTTGGCCGAGACGACGGTGGCGAGAACGACGGTTTCGCCGTAGGTGGCGAGAACGGCGCCGTCGGCCTGACGGGCGATCTTGCCGGTTTCGAGCTTCAGCGGGCGGCCGGCCCACTCGATTTCGACTGTGTGTGTATCAAACATGATTTGTCCTTCAATGCGGGAGCACGCGCCATCGCCGATATCAAGGCGCAGCGCACAGTCGACCGCAATCAATGTGACGTATCACGGGCAAGACAACGGGAGGCTTTTATCGCAGTTTTCCCTGGGGAACCTCGTTCCCGAGAAACTGGGCCAAGCCTTGAGAAGCCTTGGCCGAAAGCATCCGGCAATCCTGCCCCATGACAGGTCAACGGTTGGTTTGGCAGAACCGGCCCATCCGGGTCCACCGATCTTTCCACCGCTTGGAAAATAGAGCGCGGCTGGAACATTTCATCGGGAACCGTGTCCCGAAACAGGATCCGGCGGGCGCTTGGAAAGCGCCCGCCGGACAATCTTAGCGGCGGATACCCAGGCTGGTGATCAGCTTGGAATAGCGGCCTTCATCCTTCTTCTTGAGATAGTCAAGAAGCGAGCGGCGGCTCGAAACCATCGTCAGCAGGCCACGGCGGGAATGGTTATCCTTCTTGTGGTCCTTGAAGTGTTCGGTCAGGTTGTTGATGCGTTCGGTCAGGATCGCAACCTGGACTTCCGGAGAACCGGTATCGCCTTCAACGGTCGCATATTCCTTGATCAGCGCAGCCTTGCGCTCAGCAGTGATCGACATCGGGTGATCCTTTCTAAGAGAGGAGATAAAGGTCGCCAAAAGCCGGGATGCCGTCCAGCTTTGGCCGTGAATGCAAACGGGCGTACCCGATGCTGGCGCTGCCTATAAACCAAATATGGATCGATGGAAAGAGGGGGTCTTCTCGGCGGCTTCAACGGCCCGCCATGGCGCCCCGGATCATCCCATCATAAGCTGCCGGATCCTGCAGCATGGCGAAATGGCTCACATCCTTCAGGATGACGAGTTTGGCGCCCGGAATCTGCTTTGCCATCATTTCCGTATGGTCGAGCTTTACGGCTTCATCATGATCGCCGATGGCAAGCGTGACCGGCACCGAGATCTTGGCTAGATCGGCGGCCGTCCAGGCCGGCTGGGTCGCCCACATGTCGGAGATCTGCTTGACGAAGGCGTCGTATTCGTTCGGCGTCGGCGAAAGCTTCCGGTATTGCTCGCCGGCGACGTTGATGTAGTCGTTGAAGGTCTTGTTGTCCATGACGTCGGCCTTGACGCCGTCCGTTGTGACATTGGCTGCCTGGGCAATGACGCGGGTCAATTTTTCCGGGTGTTTCATCGCCATGTCGATGCCGATAATGCCGCCGTCCGACCATCCGACAAGCGTCACCTTGTCGATCTTCAGAAAGTCGAGAAGTGCCACATAATCCGATGTCATCAGGTCGTAGCCGAAGGGCTGCTGGCTGCGCGTCGAACGCCCGTGGCCGCGGCTATCGGCAACGATGACCAGGTGGTCCTTGGCAAAATCGGCGACCTGATGACCCCAGACCTCGGCATTTCCGAGTCCGCCGTGAATGAAGAGGATCGGCTCGCCTTCACCATATTCGGCGTAATACATCTTGATGTCGTTGACATCGGCCATGCCGCTGGTCTTGGCCGCCGGCATCGAAGGAAAGGCCGGAAGCTCGGCCCAGCGCTCGGCCGATTGAGCGCCTGTAAAAGTCAGGAACATCGAAAAGAACGTCAGTGTTGCGATCGCGGTTACGCGCATATTCTCTCCCCTGTCGGGCCGCCATGGCTCCTCGGGCCGCTATTGCGGCCCGATAGGGAAGATATCGCATCGCTGCCGGCTGACAATCGCTATCGTTGCGGACTCAGCCGAAAACCCGCTTTGGGCGAAACTCGCCCTGACCGATCTCGCCGATCGCGATCAGCCTGCCGCGGGCGGTCGCATAGGCTTCGCTTTCGGCAACCGGCGCATCGCGGCCACGCACCAGGATTGGGTTGCCCATCTTCAGCCGGTGCGCCTGATCGTCGTTGATGACGAGATGGGGCAGGGCCGACAGCGCCTCGCAAGTGTCGATCAGCAGCGTGTCGAGGGCCGCCAGCCGCTCGTCCATATCTTCGATCGCCCCCAGCGCCACGAGGTTTGCGAGCGGCACCATGGCCTCTTCCGAAAAGGGCGCGACGAAGGTGCGCCGCAGCCCGGATACATGGCCGTAGCAGCCGAGCTCTCGGCCGAAATCGCGCGCCAGCGCCCTGACATAGGTGCCCTTGCCGCATTCCACTTCGAAATGCGCGGTATCGGCATCCGGGCAGGCGAGCAATGTCAGCCGGAAGATCTCGACCTCGCGCGAGGGGATTTCGACGACTTCGCCTTCGCGCGCCAGATCATAGGCGCGTTCACCCGATATCTTGATGGCCGAAAACTGCGGCGGCACCTGGCTGATGGTGCCGATATATCCAGGCAGGATATCGCGGATCTGCTGTTCGCTGGGACGCTTGTCCGAGCTCTCGGTCACTTCGCCCTCGAGATCGTCGGTGGCGCGCTCTTCGCCCCAGCTCACCGTAAATTCATAGATCTTGCGGCCGTCCATCACATAGGGAACGGTCTTCGTCGCATCGCCGAGCGCGATCGGCAGCATGCCGGAGGCAAGCGGATCGAGCGTGCCGGCATGACCGGCCTTCTGCGCCTTGTAGAGCCACTTGATCTTGGAAACGGCTTCCGTCGAGCCGAAATCCACCGGCTTGTCGAGGATCAGCCAGCCGGAAATCGGTCGGCCCTTGGGTTTGCGTGGTTTGGACATCAGTCTCTTCTGTTTATTGTTCGTCATTATCGCCGTCGAGGTCGCGGCTTACCTCAGGCGAACGCAGCAGTTCGTCGATCTTCTTGTAGTTGTCGAAGCTGGTATCGTCGCGGAAGCGCACCTCCGGCATGTATTTCATCTGTCGAAGCTGCTGCCCGAGCCGGCCGCGGATAAACCGCGCATGACGGTTCAACGCCTCGATGACCACGCTGTGGTCGGAAACGCCGAGCGGCGTCACATAGGCGGTGGCGATCTTGAGGTCGGGCGACATGCGCACTTCCGAGATCGAGATCACGGTCGCTTCGATGACGTCGTCGCGCACTTCGCCGCGCTGCAGCACCTGGGTGATAGCGGCGCGAACCTGTTCGCCAACGCGCAGCATGCGCTGCGAAGGCGCGGAAGAAGTTGCTCTGGTCATTGTTATCTCTATTTGCCGATGCGGCTGGGAATCGAACCCGTCAAAGGAGAGCGTCCATGACTCTTTTGGTCGAAAAGGTCAAGTCGGCAGGTACCCGAAAGCCATCCGCCGGCTGGCGAATGGCTTTCGCGCTGATGTCGTGCGCAGCGGTTTAGAGCGTGCGCGTGATATGCTCGACGCGGAAGCACTCGATGACGTCGCCGGCGCGCATGTCTTCGTAGTTCTCGAAGGCCATGCCGCATTCCTGGCCCATCGGCACTTCGGACACTTCGTCCTTGAAACGCTTGAGGGTCTTGAGCTTGCCTTCGTGAACGACGACATCGTTGCGGATGAGGCGGACGCCCGCACCGCGTTCGACCTTGCCTTCGACGACACGGCAACCTGCGACCTTGCCGACCTTGGTGATGTTGAACACCTCGAGGATCTCGGCATTGCCGATGAAGGTTTCGCGCCGTTCCGGAGACAGGAGGCCCGACATCGCTGCCTTCACGTCATCCACGAGGTCGTAGATGATGTTGTAGTAGCGGATTTCGAGACCTTCGCGCTCGGCGAACTGGCGTGCCTGCGTATTCGCACGAACGTTGAAGCCGATGATGGCGGCGTTCGAAGCTTCGGCGAGCGAGATATCCGACTCGGTGATGCCGCCGGCGCCCGAATGGACGATGCGGGCGCGGACCTCGTCGGTGCCGAGCTTTTCCAGTGCGCCGGCAATCGCTTCGATCGAGCCCTGCACGTCACCCTTAATGACCAGCGGGAACTCCTTGATGCCGGCGCTCTGGCGCTGCATCATCATCTGTTCCAGCGATCCACGCTGGCCCGACTGGCGGGCAGCCGCCTTGTCGCGGGCAAGACGCTGACGATATTCCGAGATTTCGCGGGCGCGGCTTTCGCTTTCGACGACGGCGAACTTGTCGCCTGCCTGCGGCGTGCCGGACAAACCGAGAACCTCGACCGGGGTTGCCGGACCTGCTTCCTTCACATGGTCGCCCTTGTCGGTGACGAGGGCGCGCACGCGGCCCCAGACGTCGCCGGCAACGATGATCTGGCCCGGACGCAGCGTGCCCTTCTGGACAAGCACGGTCGCGACCGAACCACGGCCACGATCGAGCTGGGCTTCGATGACAGTACCTTCCGCCGTCCGGTTCGGATTGGCCTTGAGATCGAGAATTTCGGCCTGCAGCAGGATCGCCTCGAGCAGCTTGTCGAGGTTCTTGCCTGTTTTGGCCGAAACTTCGACGTCGAGCACTTCACCGCCCATGGATTCCACGAAGACTTCGTGCTGCAGCAGCTGGTTGCGGACCTTCTGCGGATCGGCCTCGTGCTTGTCGACCTTGTTGATCGCAACGATGATCGGAACACCTGCCGCCTTGGCATGGTTGATCGATTCGATCGTCTGCGGCATCACGCTGTCGTCAGCCGCGACGACCAGGATCGCGATGTCGGTCGCCTGCGCACCGCGGGCACGCATTGCCGTGAAGGCGGCGTGGCCGGGTGTATCGATGAAGGTGATCTTCTGACCGTTCTGCTCCACCTGATAGGCGCCGATATGCTGCGTGATACCACCGGCTTCGCCGGAGACCACGTTGGCATGGCGGATGGCGTCGAGCAGCGAGGTCTTGCCGTGGTCGACATGGCCCATGATGGTGACAACCGGCGGGCGCGAAACCAGTTCGCCATCCTCGTCGGACACGTTGAAGATGCCGAGTTCGACGTCGGATTCCGACACGCGCCTGACCGTATGGCCGAATTCGCCGGCGATGAGTTCGGCAAGGTCGGCGTCGATGACGTCGCCCGGCTTCATCATCTGCCCTTCCTTCATCAGGTACTTGATGACGTCGACGGCGCGTTCGGACA of Rhizobium sp. BT04 contains these proteins:
- the infB gene encoding translation initiation factor IF-2, with protein sequence MTDSNDDKTISVTGKKTLTLKPSGMSQGTVRQDMGRGRTKAVVVETRKRRPMRPEDEKPITPAAPVAPVRAAEPTPAPVQARPPQPTPAPRVQQGNNGQTNQRPQQSHQAPRQNDRPRPVVLNHLSPEEMDARRRALADAQARDAQDAIRRAEEEKRRAAEEVVRKAAEAEEAARRAAEEAIRQAEAPVAVAEPAAEAPAPAEARSDAPRPQQPASSAPAARRPDAAGAPAAARPAAGAAVPGAVRGRRDEKEDDDRGGAARGGPVRGRVVRPEPAKPVTTRPKTDEERRRGKLTISTANVDGEDNARGRSLSAMRRRQEKFRRGQMQETREKISREVVLPETITIQELSQRMSERAVDVIKYLMKEGQMMKPGDVIDADLAELIAGEFGHTVRRVSESDVELGIFNVSDEDGELVSRPPVVTIMGHVDHGKTSLLDAIRHANVVSGEAGGITQHIGAYQVEQNGQKITFIDTPGHAAFTAMRARGAQATDIAILVVAADDSVMPQTIESINHAKAAGVPIIVAINKVDKHEADPQKVRNQLLQHEVFVESMGGEVLDVEVSAKTGKNLDKLLEAILLQAEILDLKANPNRTAEGTVIEAQLDRGRGSVATVLVQKGTLRPGQIIVAGDVWGRVRALVTDKGDHVKEAGPATPVEVLGLSGTPQAGDKFAVVESESRAREISEYRQRLARDKAAARQSGQRGSLEQMMMQRQSAGIKEFPLVIKGDVQGSIEAIAGALEKLGTDEVRARIVHSGAGGITESDISLAEASNAAIIGFNVRANTQARQFAEREGLEIRYYNIIYDLVDDVKAAMSGLLSPERRETFIGNAEILEVFNITKVGKVAGCRVVEGKVERGAGVRLIRNDVVVHEGKLKTLKRFKDEVSEVPMGQECGMAFENYEDMRAGDVIECFRVEHITRTL